Proteins co-encoded in one Microscilla marina ATCC 23134 genomic window:
- a CDS encoding calcium-binding protein, with protein MRKSNLLLLITLLFIGYACVNKEQTLPTSYQHIGEGVTNAVFRGNHNNNVLTGSNSDDQLFGAGGNDVIRGKGGNDLLKGGEGDDVLYGGNGDDTLIGGNGKNILYGGAGNDKLFIAEGGGEMHGGDGDDIFHIKPQSSGYKQTNVFGGNGTYNRIRIYVNSTDVVLVPYAFRPDNKSYSGAYYIKEGVGGSINFEDIHAIIFNDKTEGF; from the coding sequence ATGCGAAAATCAAATCTGCTACTATTAATCACCCTATTATTTATAGGCTACGCTTGTGTCAACAAAGAACAAACCCTCCCAACCTCTTACCAACACATAGGAGAAGGCGTCACCAATGCCGTTTTTCGGGGCAATCATAATAACAATGTGCTGACGGGCTCCAATAGTGATGACCAATTGTTTGGAGCCGGGGGCAACGATGTTATCCGGGGCAAGGGAGGCAACGACTTGCTAAAGGGAGGCGAAGGAGATGATGTGTTATATGGGGGCAATGGTGATGACACTCTTATAGGAGGAAACGGCAAAAACATCTTATATGGAGGGGCTGGCAATGACAAACTCTTTATTGCAGAAGGAGGTGGAGAAATGCACGGAGGAGATGGTGACGATATTTTTCATATAAAACCTCAATCATCTGGTTACAAACAAACGAACGTTTTTGGCGGAAATGGCACTTATAACCGCATTCGGATATATGTAAACTCTACAGATGTTGTATTGGTTCCTTATGCTTTCCGCCCCGACAATAAGAGCTACTCTGGTGCCTATTATATCAAAGAGGGGGTAGGAGGCTCCATCAACTTTGAAGACATCCATGCCATTATTTTCAATGATAAAACAGAGGGTTTTTAA
- a CDS encoding T9SS type A sorting domain-containing protein, with amino-acid sequence MKTTNTTIVLLTILFVLWGFTSVTAQRSQLALAKVESAPTVMETSRQVSNEDKNFGCLNGFHIKINGGSVKCSKPNGEDKPMLKLKISGFGGRYELFTVGTFGLSKIGEYDSPPKIEYEKVDGSGSSSGYQEIDLNDLLGDFPNAQTQPDDNYTCDFYANSTRVGTNCKRCSFAATTVAKQLRFEGAVKQVFGGVVAIGGILAGQGSVVVIGAAFFVAGTTDFIRSQTLEPLDCNSFRQTNYYQSITQPEVVGLNIYPNPVVQKTTLQIHLPQAEDLTVEVFDLNGVAQKTLFIGKRFPAGNNQIPLSVGLLAPGKYLIKVTSSLSNIKITQPIIKQ; translated from the coding sequence ATGAAAACAACAAATACAACAATAGTACTACTCACTATTCTGTTTGTACTATGGGGCTTTACCTCAGTTACTGCTCAACGCTCTCAACTGGCCTTAGCTAAAGTAGAATCTGCCCCTACAGTAATGGAAACCTCCAGGCAGGTTTCTAATGAAGATAAAAACTTCGGATGCCTCAACGGGTTTCACATAAAAATCAACGGAGGCTCAGTGAAGTGTTCAAAACCCAATGGAGAAGATAAACCTATGCTTAAACTAAAAATTTCAGGCTTTGGAGGGCGGTATGAGTTGTTTACAGTGGGCACCTTTGGACTCAGTAAAATTGGTGAGTATGACTCGCCTCCTAAAATAGAATATGAAAAAGTAGATGGTTCGGGGAGTAGTTCAGGTTACCAAGAAATTGACCTGAATGATTTACTGGGGGACTTCCCTAATGCCCAAACCCAACCTGATGATAATTATACGTGTGACTTTTATGCCAACAGTACCAGGGTAGGTACAAACTGCAAAAGATGCTCTTTTGCAGCTACCACGGTGGCTAAACAACTCAGGTTTGAAGGAGCGGTCAAACAGGTTTTTGGAGGAGTAGTGGCTATTGGTGGGATTTTAGCAGGACAGGGCTCTGTAGTTGTTATAGGGGCTGCTTTTTTTGTAGCAGGTACCACTGATTTTATCCGGTCACAAACACTGGAACCTTTAGACTGTAACAGTTTCCGTCAAACCAATTATTACCAGAGCATTACCCAACCCGAAGTTGTAGGACTGAATATTTACCCCAATCCAGTTGTACAAAAGACCACTTTACAGATACATTTACCTCAGGCAGAAGACCTCACCGTAGAGGTGTTTGACCTGAATGGGGTCGCTCAGAAGACTTTATTTATTGGCAAGCGTTTTCCGGCAGGCAATAATCAAATTCCGCTAAGTGTAGGTTTGCTTGCTCCGGGGAAATACCTCATCAAAGTTACCAGTTCTTTGAGTAATATTAAAATTACCCAACCCATCATCAAGCAATAG